A portion of the Toxotes jaculatrix isolate fToxJac2 chromosome 16, fToxJac2.pri, whole genome shotgun sequence genome contains these proteins:
- the gnaz gene encoding guanine nucleotide-binding protein G(z) subunit alpha: MGCRQSSEEKEAARRSRRIDRHLRSESQRQRREIKLLLLGTSNSGKSTIVKQMKIIHSGGFNLEACKEYKPLILYNAIDSLTRIIRALTTLKIDFHNPDRAYDAVQLFALTGPAESKGEITPELLGVMKRLWADSGVQECFQRSNEYHLEDNTAYYLNDLDRISAPEYIPTVEDILRSRDMTTGIVENKFTFKELTFKMVDVGGQRSERKKWIHCFEGVTAIIFCVELSGYDLKLYEDNQTSRMAESLRLFDSICNNNWFTNTSLILFLNKKDLLAEKIKRIPLTVCFPDYKGQNTYEEAAVYVQRQFEDLNRNKETKEIYSHFTCATDTSNIQFVFDAVTDVIIQNNLKYIGLC; this comes from the exons ATGGGATGCCGTCAGAGCTCGGAGGAGAAGGAAGCCGCGAGGCGCTCGCGGCGAATTGACCGCCACTTGCGCTCAGAGAGTCAACGGCAGCGGCGTGAGATCAAGCTACTATTGCTGGGCACCAGCAACTCCGGCAAAAGCACCATTGTCAAACAGATGAAGATCATCCACAGTGGAGGCTTCAATCTGGAGGCATGCAAGGAGTACAAGCCCCTCATTCTGTACAATGCCATCGACTCTCTCACCCGCATTATCCGGGCCCTCACCACCCTCAAGATCGACTTTCACAATCCTGATCGCGCCTACGATGCCGTGCAGCTCTTTGCCCTCACAGGGCCGGCTGAGAGCAAGGGCGAGATCACTCCAGAGTTGCTGGGGGTCATGAAACGTCTGTGGGCTGACTCAGGGGTGCAGGAGTGCTTTCAACGATCCAATGAGTACCACTTAGAGGACAACACTGCCTACTACCTGAACGACCTGGACCGCATTTCTGCACCCGAGTACATCCCTACTGTTGAGGACATCCTACGGTCCCGCGACATGACCACCGGCATTGTGGAGAACAAGTTCACCTTCAAAGAGCTCACCTTCAAGATGGTAGATGTGGGCGGACAGCgttcagaaagaaagaagtggaTCCACTGTTTCGAGGGCGTGACTGCAATCATTTTCTGTGTCGAGCTAAGTGGCTATGACCTCAAACTCTACGAGGACAACCAGACG AGCCGTATGGCCGAGAGCTTGCGCCTTTTCGACTCCATCTGCAACAACAACTGGTTCACCAACACATCGCTCATCCTTTTCCTCAACAAGAAGGACCTGTTGGCTGAGAAGATCAAACGCATTCCTCTGACAGTGTGCTTCCCTGACTACAAAGGTCAGAACACCTACGAAGAGGCAGCTGTCTATGTGCAACGGCAGTTTGAGGACCTCAACCGCAACAAGGAGACCAAGGAGATCTATTCGCACTTCACCTGTGCCACTGACACCAGCAACATCCAGTTTGTGTTCGACGCTGTCACGGACGTGATCATCCAGAACAATCTCAAGTACATTGGGCTGTGCTAG